Proteins from one Halovivax limisalsi genomic window:
- a CDS encoding HVO_A0556 family zinc finger protein has product MAITELREDGVLGRLRGETCPACGDGTLVVETYKDNRAVVCEACETPRAQLW; this is encoded by the coding sequence ATGGCGATAACGGAGCTGCGCGAGGACGGCGTACTGGGCCGATTACGGGGCGAAACGTGTCCGGCGTGCGGGGACGGAACGCTCGTCGTCGAGACGTACAAGGACAACCGGGCGGTGGTGTGCGAGGCCTGCGAGACGCCCCGAGCGCAACTGTGGTGA
- a CDS encoding alpha/beta fold hydrolase, with protein sequence MPTASNDGVSLFYAVEGDGPPVVFVAEAGLGGWSWGWQHRAVCGPYRSVVWDLRGTGRSDRPPGPYALSTLVEDLETVLRAVDAGNAHVAGAGLGGAIALRAARESTRVESIAVIGTPARADAVDGDALVVDRDRSNALRESTEAILSREFRSAQPDVVDGIVEWRRDGDADAAGTRDQLAALEGYDATDWGYEVTQPVLVLHGTDDAVVPVESGERLADSLPRGEFRPIDGAGHLPQIERSRALNDYVRGFLEDRADE encoded by the coding sequence ATGCCGACCGCCTCGAACGACGGCGTCTCGCTGTTCTACGCGGTCGAGGGCGACGGTCCGCCCGTGGTCTTCGTCGCGGAGGCGGGTCTCGGCGGGTGGTCCTGGGGCTGGCAACACCGGGCCGTCTGCGGCCCGTATCGCAGCGTCGTCTGGGACCTCCGCGGGACCGGCCGGTCCGACCGACCGCCGGGGCCGTACGCGCTGTCGACGCTCGTCGAGGATCTCGAGACGGTGCTTCGGGCCGTCGACGCCGGGAACGCCCACGTCGCGGGCGCGGGCCTGGGCGGCGCGATCGCGCTGCGGGCCGCTCGCGAGTCGACCCGCGTCGAGTCGATCGCGGTGATCGGGACGCCCGCGCGGGCCGACGCCGTCGACGGCGACGCGCTCGTCGTCGATCGCGACAGGTCGAACGCGCTCCGGGAATCCACGGAGGCTATCCTCTCCAGGGAGTTCCGGTCGGCCCAGCCGGACGTAGTCGACGGCATCGTGGAGTGGCGCCGCGACGGCGACGCCGACGCGGCCGGGACCCGCGACCAGCTCGCCGCGCTCGAGGGCTACGACGCCACCGACTGGGGGTACGAGGTGACCCAGCCGGTCCTCGTCCTCCACGGCACCGACGACGCCGTCGTCCCGGTCGAGTCGGGCGAGCGACTGGCCGACTCGCTTCCGCGGGGGGAGTTCCGCCCGATCGACGGCGCCGGCCACCTCCCGCAGATCGAACGATCGCGGGCGCTCAACGACTACGTGCGCGGCTTCCTCGAGGATCGAGCGGACGAGTGA
- a CDS encoding type 1 glutamine amidotransferase — protein sequence MRRPRLAMLDASHGDENVPRNFRRELPASLAEFDVTAGERPPGYEFDGVVITGSRSSVYWEEEWIDETKAWVDGAIEAGLPCLGVCWGHQLLATVLGGRVADMGVYEIGYHEIERTTDDSVLLDGVDETFVAFTTHTDAVVELPADAVELARNEYSNHAFRAGDVFGVQFHPEYDAKSARDLTMEKDLSPDRREAVLDGITDEAVRLAAEPKRLFENFAAYVERVSPATEGASARATSGPESPE from the coding sequence ATGCGACGACCGCGACTCGCGATGCTCGACGCCAGCCACGGTGACGAGAACGTTCCCCGGAACTTCCGGCGGGAACTGCCGGCATCGCTCGCCGAGTTCGACGTGACGGCGGGCGAACGGCCGCCGGGGTACGAGTTCGACGGCGTCGTCATTACCGGCTCGCGCTCGTCGGTCTACTGGGAGGAAGAGTGGATCGACGAGACGAAAGCCTGGGTCGACGGCGCGATCGAGGCCGGCCTCCCCTGTCTCGGCGTCTGCTGGGGACACCAGCTGCTCGCGACCGTCCTGGGCGGGCGGGTCGCCGACATGGGCGTCTACGAGATCGGCTATCACGAGATCGAGCGGACGACCGACGACTCCGTCCTCCTCGACGGCGTCGACGAGACGTTCGTGGCTTTCACGACGCACACGGACGCCGTCGTCGAGCTGCCGGCCGACGCCGTCGAACTCGCCAGGAACGAGTACTCGAACCACGCCTTCCGGGCGGGCGACGTCTTCGGCGTCCAGTTTCACCCCGAGTACGACGCGAAGAGCGCCCGCGACCTCACGATGGAGAAGGATCTCTCCCCGGATCGGCGCGAGGCCGTGCTCGACGGAATCACCGACGAGGCCGTTCGACTCGCCGCCGAACCGAAGCGACTCTTCGAGAACTTCGCGGCCTACGTCGAGCGCGTCTCCCCGGCGACCGAGGGCGCCAGCGCCCGCGCCACGTCCGGGCCGGAGTCGCCGGAATGA
- the trpB gene encoding tryptophan synthase subunit beta has translation MTRGRFGRYGGRHVPEPLEEPLSQLADAYDEIGTSEAFQAAFRDHLREYAGRPTPLYHARNLSDRYDAEFYFKREDLLHGGAHKINNCLGQALLATRAGKERLIAETGAGQHGTATAMVGALFGLETEIYQGKKDAERQQMNVFRMRLMGAEVNEVTRGGAGLADAVDAALEDLVANVENTHYLVGSVVGPDPFPRMVRDFQSVIGEEAREQFRDRTGELPDAAVACVGGGSNAMGLFDAFRDDDAVDLYGAEGGGEGPDSTRHAAPLSAGTDDVIHGMETRVIADDVEVHSVSAGLDYPGVGPEHAMFREEGRVSYEAVTDEAALAAFRELSETEGIIPALESSHAVAKAIQLAEDGDHETILVNLSGRGDKDMETAAEKFDFD, from the coding sequence ATGACGCGCGGAAGATTCGGTCGATACGGCGGCAGACACGTGCCGGAACCGCTCGAAGAACCGCTTTCCCAGCTGGCGGACGCCTACGACGAGATCGGGACGAGCGAGGCGTTCCAGGCGGCGTTTCGCGATCACCTTCGCGAGTACGCGGGGCGGCCGACGCCGCTCTATCACGCCCGAAACCTGAGCGATCGGTACGACGCGGAGTTCTACTTCAAACGCGAGGACCTGCTTCACGGCGGTGCGCACAAGATAAACAACTGTCTCGGGCAAGCCCTCCTGGCAACGCGGGCGGGGAAGGAGCGACTCATCGCCGAGACGGGCGCGGGCCAGCACGGCACTGCGACGGCGATGGTCGGCGCGCTCTTCGGCCTCGAGACGGAGATCTACCAGGGGAAGAAGGACGCCGAGCGCCAGCAGATGAACGTCTTCCGGATGCGCCTCATGGGCGCCGAGGTGAACGAGGTCACCCGCGGCGGGGCCGGGCTGGCCGACGCGGTGGACGCGGCGCTCGAGGATCTGGTCGCGAACGTCGAGAACACCCACTACCTCGTCGGCAGCGTCGTCGGGCCGGATCCCTTCCCGCGGATGGTCCGGGACTTCCAGTCCGTCATCGGCGAGGAGGCCCGCGAGCAGTTCCGCGACCGCACGGGCGAGCTGCCCGACGCCGCGGTCGCCTGCGTCGGCGGCGGCTCGAACGCGATGGGGCTGTTCGACGCCTTCCGAGACGACGACGCGGTCGACCTCTACGGGGCCGAGGGCGGCGGCGAGGGACCCGACTCGACGCGCCACGCCGCGCCGCTTTCGGCCGGAACGGACGACGTCATCCACGGCATGGAGACGCGCGTCATCGCCGACGACGTCGAGGTCCACTCCGTCTCCGCCGGTCTCGATTATCCCGGCGTCGGCCCCGAACACGCCATGTTCCGCGAGGAGGGCCGCGTCAGCTACGAGGCCGTCACCGACGAGGCGGCGCTGGCCGCGTTCCGCGAGTTGAGCGAGACCGAGGGCATCATCCCCGCGCTGGAGTCGAGCCACGCCGTCGCGAAGGCGATCCAGCTCGCAGAAGATGGCGATCACGAGACCATCCTCGTCAATCTGTCCGGACGCGGCGATAAGGACATGGAGACAGCGGCGGAGAAATTCGATTTCGATTGA
- a CDS encoding alpha/beta hydrolase, with the protein MDDSGPDATAPADVAAGATDALDPELAAVVTEIEAAGVPQWSSLSVASARALEDEVFASESGPPLRAVRDLRVDGPGGDLPIRVYRPEREAPPTLVFTHGGGFTLGTLDSADDICRELADRAGALVLSVDYRLAPEHPFPAATDDAYAALAWASEHASDLGGDPDRLGVAGTSAGANLAAASAIRARNARRAAESGRATGTDSMRDPPVSLDGQFLLYPMTDRRFDRPSYEAHGNGPLLTAADVRWFWDNYLRSPVDEHNPFATVGRATDLDGLAPATVVTAGHDVLRDEGAAYASRLSEADVAVEHDHYPAMAHGFLSLTDAVSRADEAMDRLAKRVRERLS; encoded by the coding sequence ATGGACGATTCGGGCCCCGACGCGACAGCACCGGCGGACGTGGCGGCCGGGGCCACCGACGCACTGGATCCGGAACTCGCCGCCGTCGTCACGGAGATCGAGGCCGCCGGCGTGCCACAGTGGTCGTCGCTCTCGGTCGCGAGCGCGCGAGCACTCGAGGACGAGGTGTTTGCGAGCGAGTCGGGGCCGCCGTTGCGGGCGGTCCGAGACCTGCGAGTCGACGGGCCGGGCGGCGACCTGCCGATTCGGGTCTACCGACCGGAGCGGGAAGCCCCGCCGACGCTGGTGTTCACCCACGGCGGCGGCTTCACGCTCGGCACGCTCGATTCCGCCGACGACATCTGCCGGGAGCTCGCGGATCGGGCCGGCGCGCTGGTCCTCTCCGTCGACTACCGCCTGGCGCCGGAGCACCCGTTCCCGGCCGCGACGGACGACGCCTACGCCGCGCTCGCCTGGGCGAGCGAGCACGCGAGTGACCTCGGCGGCGATCCCGACCGCTTGGGCGTCGCCGGGACGAGCGCCGGCGCGAACCTGGCGGCAGCGTCGGCTATTCGGGCGCGGAACGCCCGACGGGCGGCCGAGTCTGGACGCGCTACCGGGACCGACTCGATGCGCGATCCCCCCGTCTCGCTCGACGGACAGTTCCTCCTGTATCCGATGACCGATCGCCGGTTCGACCGTCCATCGTACGAGGCCCACGGCAACGGGCCGTTGCTCACCGCGGCCGACGTCCGCTGGTTCTGGGACAACTACCTCCGCAGTCCGGTGGACGAGCACAACCCATTCGCGACGGTCGGGCGAGCGACCGATCTCGACGGTCTCGCCCCCGCGACGGTGGTGACCGCCGGCCACGACGTGCTTCGCGACGAGGGAGCGGCGTACGCCTCCCGGCTGTCCGAGGCCGACGTCGCCGTCGAGCACGACCACTATCCTGCGATGGCCCACGGCTTTCTGAGTCTGACCGACGCCGTCTCGCGAGCTGACGAGGCCATGGACCGACTCGCAAAGCGGGTACGCGAACGATTGTCCTAG
- the kynU gene encoding kynureninase: MPRRDEDGAVDSDRTRHDLHADRESARERDRADPLSEFRQRFEIPDAHYAAGNSLGPISDAAEASLQRAIDQWRDLAVRGWTEAEPPWFWYGERLGEQLAPVVGAEPAEVVVANSTTVNIHTLIGTFLDGCGRDDPTGVLVNELDFPTDHYAIRAQLRQRELDPDAHLHVVESRDGRTIRTDDVVAAMDAHDVGIVFMPSVLYRSGQLLDVEAITAAAHERGILAGFDLAHSIGVVPHQLSEIGVDFAVWCSYKYLNAGPGAVAGLYVNERHFDETPALAGWWGHEKGTQFEMNLEYTPAAGAGAWQSGTIPVFSAAPLFGALELVNEAGIEAIRQKSIALTSYLIALADDRLADRGVAVGTPREPARRGGHVALEHPEAGRLSEALRDHGVIVDYRPPNVIRVAPSPLYTSFEAVFDVVDLLAELLADRRYEAYDAESEVT; encoded by the coding sequence ATGCCCAGGCGCGACGAAGACGGAGCGGTCGACTCGGACCGCACCCGGCACGATCTCCACGCCGATCGCGAGTCCGCTCGCGAGCGCGACCGAGCCGACCCGCTCTCGGAGTTTCGCCAGCGCTTCGAGATCCCGGACGCCCACTACGCGGCCGGTAACTCGCTCGGCCCGATCTCCGACGCGGCCGAGGCGAGTCTCCAGCGCGCGATCGACCAGTGGCGCGACCTGGCCGTTCGGGGCTGGACCGAGGCCGAACCGCCGTGGTTCTGGTACGGTGAACGACTGGGCGAGCAACTCGCCCCGGTCGTCGGCGCCGAACCCGCGGAAGTCGTCGTCGCCAATTCGACGACGGTCAACATTCACACGCTGATCGGGACGTTTCTGGACGGTTGCGGACGAGACGATCCGACGGGCGTCCTCGTCAACGAGCTGGACTTTCCGACCGATCACTACGCGATCCGGGCCCAGCTTCGCCAGCGCGAGCTGGATCCCGACGCACATCTCCACGTCGTCGAGAGTCGCGACGGGCGGACGATCCGGACCGACGACGTCGTCGCGGCGATGGACGCTCACGACGTCGGGATCGTCTTCATGCCCTCGGTGCTCTATCGCAGCGGCCAGCTGTTGGACGTCGAGGCGATCACGGCAGCCGCCCACGAGCGCGGCATCCTCGCCGGGTTTGACCTGGCGCACTCGATCGGCGTCGTACCGCACCAGCTCTCGGAGATCGGCGTCGACTTCGCCGTCTGGTGTTCCTACAAGTACCTCAACGCGGGTCCCGGCGCCGTCGCGGGACTGTACGTCAACGAACGGCACTTCGACGAGACGCCCGCGCTCGCGGGCTGGTGGGGCCACGAGAAGGGGACGCAGTTCGAGATGAATCTCGAGTACACCCCCGCGGCGGGCGCGGGCGCCTGGCAGTCGGGAACCATCCCCGTCTTCAGCGCCGCCCCGCTGTTCGGCGCGCTGGAACTCGTCAACGAGGCCGGCATCGAGGCGATCCGCCAGAAGTCGATCGCACTCACCTCGTACCTGATCGCGCTCGCCGACGATCGCCTCGCCGATCGCGGCGTCGCCGTCGGGACGCCCCGAGAGCCCGCCCGCCGCGGCGGCCACGTCGCGCTCGAACACCCGGAGGCCGGCCGGCTCAGCGAGGCGCTGCGCGACCACGGGGTGATCGTCGACTACCGGCCGCCGAACGTGATCCGCGTCGCCCCGTCGCCGCTGTACACCTCGTTCGAGGCGGTCTTCGACGTCGTGGACCTGCTCGCCGAACTGCTCGCGGATCGCCGCTACGAGGCCTACGACGCGGAGAGCGAGGTGACGTGA
- a CDS encoding acyl-CoA dehydrogenase family protein, which translates to MLDYVSLEDDLDAEERMIRDTAREFVDEKVRPDIADHYEAGTFPTELIPELGELGFFAPNLDGYGLPNVSETAYGLLMQELEACDSGLRSMASVQGALVMYPIRAFGSDAQKEEWLPKLGEGEAVGCFGLTEPEHGSNPSAMETHAEGDADGYVLNGSKTWITNAPIADVAVVWARDRSAEDEPVRGFLVETDRDGFSTNKLDEKLSLRASITGEIGLNDVRVPEENVLPGVSGMKGPLSCLTQARYGIAWGAVGAARDCFETARDYALDRDQFDGPIARFQLQQQKLAEMATQITTSQLLAYRLAELKERGDLRPQHVSMAKRNNVRMARDQARVAREMLGGNGITLDYSPMRHMANMETVYTYEGTHDIHTLILGQDLTGIAAFE; encoded by the coding sequence ATGCTCGATTACGTCTCGCTCGAGGACGACCTCGACGCCGAGGAGCGCATGATCCGCGACACGGCGCGCGAGTTCGTCGACGAGAAGGTTCGTCCCGACATCGCCGACCACTACGAGGCCGGCACGTTCCCGACCGAACTGATCCCCGAGCTGGGCGAACTCGGCTTCTTCGCGCCGAATCTCGACGGCTACGGCCTGCCGAACGTCTCCGAGACGGCCTACGGCCTCCTGATGCAGGAGCTCGAGGCCTGCGACTCCGGGCTGCGCTCGATGGCCTCGGTGCAGGGTGCGCTCGTGATGTACCCCATCCGCGCGTTCGGCAGCGACGCCCAGAAGGAGGAGTGGCTCCCGAAACTCGGCGAAGGCGAGGCCGTCGGCTGCTTCGGCCTCACCGAGCCCGAACACGGCTCGAATCCCTCGGCGATGGAGACCCACGCCGAGGGAGATGCGGACGGGTACGTCCTCAACGGGTCGAAGACCTGGATCACCAACGCGCCGATCGCGGACGTGGCCGTCGTCTGGGCGCGCGACCGCTCGGCCGAGGACGAGCCCGTCCGGGGCTTCCTCGTCGAGACCGACCGTGACGGGTTCTCGACGAACAAGTTAGACGAGAAACTCTCGTTGCGCGCCTCGATCACCGGCGAGATCGGTCTGAACGACGTCCGCGTTCCCGAGGAGAACGTCCTCCCCGGCGTCTCCGGCATGAAGGGGCCGCTGTCGTGTCTCACGCAGGCCCGGTACGGCATCGCCTGGGGCGCCGTCGGCGCCGCCCGCGACTGCTTCGAGACCGCCCGCGACTACGCGCTCGATCGCGACCAGTTCGACGGCCCGATCGCGCGCTTCCAGCTCCAGCAGCAGAAACTCGCCGAGATGGCCACCCAGATCACGACGAGCCAGCTGCTGGCGTACCGCCTCGCCGAACTCAAAGAGCGCGGCGACCTCCGCCCCCAGCATGTCTCGATGGCCAAGCGCAACAACGTTCGCATGGCCCGCGACCAGGCCCGCGTCGCCCGCGAGATGCTCGGCGGCAACGGCATCACGCTCGACTACTCGCCCATGCGCCACATGGCGAACATGGAGACGGTCTACACCTACGAGGGCACCCACGACATACACACGCTGATTCTCGGGCAGGATTTGACTGGCATCGCGGCCTTCGAGTAG
- a CDS encoding MFS transporter, producing the protein MRWPYRRTVLALVTLAFFATMAARLVISPVVPQIRADFGVSNTVIGVAMTGLWMSYFVSQFPSGVLADKYGERRVILVSLAGTALASVALALSPVFAVFLLSILALGALAGLHFSVGTTLLTRTFDDVGRAIGVHTAGGPAAGIVAPALAAWVGTRYGWEPAVAIGAAVAVVIFVCFARFVRPTTPQRPDQPMRERFELAPLLEILTRPPIAFTVAISVLSAFVWQATTSFLPTFLVEYRGVSGEASGAIFSAYFLIQGVASPFVGTASDRYGRDVTTAAGLAIAATGFLSLVAIPGWLAVAFAVVVLGVGLSWSAAFLPRFFDLLSAEEEGAGFGLVRTVYGLLGALGSVSTGLLADSFGWAVAFCVLASFLVVVCLALACNSLLDLGA; encoded by the coding sequence ATGCGATGGCCATACAGGCGGACGGTGCTCGCGCTGGTTACGCTCGCGTTCTTCGCGACGATGGCCGCGCGACTGGTGATCAGTCCGGTGGTGCCCCAGATCCGGGCCGATTTCGGGGTCTCGAACACAGTCATCGGCGTCGCGATGACGGGGCTGTGGATGTCGTACTTCGTCTCGCAATTTCCGAGCGGCGTCCTCGCGGATAAGTACGGCGAGCGCCGGGTGATCCTGGTCTCGCTCGCCGGGACGGCGCTCGCGAGCGTCGCGCTCGCGCTCTCGCCGGTCTTCGCCGTCTTCCTCCTGTCGATCCTCGCGCTCGGCGCCCTCGCGGGCCTGCACTTCAGCGTCGGGACGACGCTGCTCACCCGGACGTTCGACGACGTCGGCAGGGCGATCGGCGTTCACACGGCCGGCGGGCCGGCGGCGGGGATCGTCGCGCCGGCGCTCGCAGCCTGGGTGGGAACGCGCTACGGCTGGGAGCCTGCCGTCGCGATCGGGGCGGCGGTGGCCGTCGTGATCTTCGTCTGCTTCGCCCGATTCGTGCGACCGACGACGCCACAGCGGCCCGACCAGCCGATGCGGGAACGCTTCGAACTGGCGCCGCTGCTCGAGATTCTGACGCGGCCGCCGATCGCCTTCACCGTCGCGATCTCCGTGCTCTCGGCGTTCGTCTGGCAGGCGACGACGTCGTTCCTCCCGACGTTCCTCGTCGAGTACCGCGGCGTCTCCGGCGAGGCGTCCGGCGCGATCTTCTCGGCGTACTTCCTGATTCAGGGCGTGGCCAGTCCGTTCGTCGGGACCGCCTCCGATCGGTACGGCCGCGACGTGACGACCGCCGCCGGACTGGCGATCGCCGCGACCGGCTTCCTCTCGCTGGTTGCCATCCCAGGGTGGCTCGCCGTCGCGTTCGCCGTCGTCGTCCTCGGGGTCGGCCTGAGCTGGTCGGCCGCGTTCCTGCCGCGCTTCTTCGATCTCCTCTCCGCCGAGGAGGAAGGGGCCGGCTTCGGCCTCGTCCGGACGGTGTACGGCCTGCTCGGGGCACTCGGCTCGGTGAGCACGGGCCTGTTGGCCGACTCCTTCGGGTGGGCCGTCGCCTTCTGCGTGCTGGCGTCGTTTCTGGTCGTCGTCTGCCTCGCGCTCGCGTGCAATTCCCTGCTCGACCTCGGGGCCTGA
- a CDS encoding 4Fe-4S dicluster domain-containing protein produces MAIDPQFHENREQVDECNGHAVWGPVDEPEELGIHGTHVAVDFDICIADGACLEDCPVDVFEWVDTPGHPESEEKADPTHEAQCIDCMLCVDVCPVDAIDVDAGRTA; encoded by the coding sequence ATGGCTATCGATCCACAGTTTCACGAGAACCGCGAACAGGTAGACGAGTGTAACGGACACGCCGTCTGGGGGCCGGTCGACGAACCGGAGGAACTCGGAATCCACGGCACCCACGTGGCCGTCGACTTCGACATCTGCATCGCCGACGGCGCCTGTCTCGAGGACTGCCCGGTCGACGTCTTCGAGTGGGTCGACACCCCCGGCCACCCCGAGAGCGAGGAGAAGGCCGATCCGACCCACGAAGCCCAGTGTATCGACTGCATGCTCTGCGTCGACGTCTGTCCGGTCGACGCCATCGACGTCGACGCCGGTCGAACCGCTTGA
- a CDS encoding DUF5611 family protein — translation MKEYKMRRGEYLEERIPDMEETVEDYFGPITGTEEYKGSDLYVVGEPENPVFERIVVGAVSYSGKKDKLAVEFHERDPTELGPDELEAAADAVDAKNDFLLEATARDAKARRDSLKRSVEDDPDHDF, via the coding sequence ATGAAGGAGTACAAGATGCGTCGCGGGGAGTACCTCGAAGAACGAATCCCGGACATGGAGGAGACGGTCGAGGACTACTTCGGCCCCATCACGGGCACCGAGGAGTACAAGGGCTCTGACCTGTACGTCGTCGGCGAACCCGAGAACCCCGTCTTCGAACGCATCGTCGTCGGCGCGGTCTCGTACTCCGGCAAGAAGGACAAACTCGCCGTCGAGTTCCACGAGCGCGACCCGACCGAACTCGGCCCCGACGAACTCGAGGCGGCCGCCGACGCCGTCGACGCGAAGAACGACTTCCTGCTCGAGGCCACCGCCCGAGACGCCAAGGCGCGGCGCGACTCGCTGAAGCGCTCCGTCGAGGACGACCCCGACCACGACTTCTGA
- a CDS encoding DUF7093 family protein, translating to MAVRCSLLGHAFGDPEVDRQREERGSEVVVTVEEYETCSRCGKRNVLSENTEVKRIADAEEPSIDPDPSTAAAASGAEPGSSSSAPAAESDPNASTPAQSAEDAGTDEAVPSEVARSEPSPADDATAVPTDENGEPITDDGEILDEDGPDGDEEPTREHGEWPESDDVGAEPEAEPAAWPDADGAGAEPNAEQAAWPDADESERDLDGDAATAPSESRTPEAGGRDAESDPSETGEASAADSAETRSDPTPASGIESAGEAPDPGTSPARDGVPTVFFCPRCSFVAPSDRASLRAGDICPECKKGYLGEREQ from the coding sequence ATGGCTGTCCGATGTTCGCTGCTCGGCCACGCGTTCGGGGACCCCGAGGTCGATCGCCAGCGAGAGGAACGCGGAAGTGAAGTCGTGGTGACCGTCGAGGAATACGAGACCTGTTCGCGCTGTGGCAAACGGAACGTCCTGAGCGAGAACACCGAGGTCAAGCGCATCGCCGATGCCGAGGAACCGAGCATCGATCCCGACCCAAGCACGGCAGCAGCGGCGTCCGGAGCCGAACCGGGATCGTCGTCGAGCGCACCGGCGGCCGAATCCGACCCGAACGCGTCGACGCCGGCGCAGTCGGCCGAGGACGCCGGAACTGACGAAGCAGTCCCGTCCGAGGTGGCCCGGTCTGAGCCGTCCCCGGCGGATGACGCGACCGCGGTCCCGACCGACGAGAACGGCGAGCCGATCACGGACGACGGCGAAATCCTCGACGAAGACGGACCCGACGGCGACGAGGAACCGACTCGCGAACACGGCGAGTGGCCCGAGTCGGACGACGTCGGAGCCGAACCGGAGGCGGAACCGGCCGCGTGGCCGGACGCCGATGGCGCCGGAGCCGAACCGAACGCCGAGCAGGCGGCGTGGCCCGACGCCGACGAATCGGAGCGCGACCTCGACGGAGACGCCGCAACGGCCCCGTCGGAGTCTCGAACGCCCGAAGCTGGCGGGAGGGACGCCGAATCGGACCCGTCCGAGACCGGGGAGGCGTCGGCCGCGGACTCGGCCGAGACGCGATCGGACCCGACGCCGGCGTCCGGGATCGAGAGCGCCGGCGAGGCCCCCGATCCCGGTACCTCCCCCGCGCGCGACGGCGTGCCGACGGTGTTTTTCTGCCCGCGCTGTTCGTTCGTCGCCCCGAGCGACCGCGCGTCACTTCGGGCCGGCGACATCTGCCCCGAGTGCAAGAAGGGGTACCTGGGCGAACGAGAGCAGTGA
- a CDS encoding DUF6432 family protein, which yields MRAKREYRDRAEVQVAILDALVDRTDDGMTIFELRAAVSADIDELENGLAALKADGLIDVDNSGTELVIRPADSVVPGPTDEPDESIGEWIRDRLPF from the coding sequence ATGCGAGCGAAACGCGAGTATCGCGACCGGGCGGAGGTCCAGGTGGCGATTCTCGACGCGCTCGTCGATCGAACCGACGACGGGATGACGATCTTCGAACTCCGGGCGGCCGTCTCCGCCGACATCGACGAACTCGAAAACGGCCTGGCGGCCCTCAAGGCCGACGGCCTGATCGACGTCGATAACTCGGGAACCGAACTCGTCATCAGACCGGCCGACAGCGTCGTTCCCGGCCCGACGGACGAACCCGACGAGTCGATCGGCGAGTGGATACGCGACCGATTACCGTTCTGA